GCCCTGCTGGCCGCCGTCGGGTTCGACGTGTGGAACAAGCGCAAGTCCGGTTCGTAAGTCAGCCGGGGCCCCGCCGGGCGGCGGGGCCCCCTCCTCACCCGGGAGCCGCACTACACATGGACATGAGCAGACGTACCGTCATCGCCGGGGCGGCCGCCGCCGGTGTCACCGCCGCGCTCAGCGGCACCGCCCACGCCACGGGAGGCATCAAGCCGGTGAAGGAACTCTTCGGCAGGCTCGCCGACGGCACCGAGGTGTACCGCTGGTCGCTGGAGAACGGCGGCACGCGGATGAAGGTCCTGTCCTACGGCGGGATCGTCCAGTCCCTGGAGCTGCCGGACCGCCGCGGCAGGTACGCGAACGTCTCCCTGGGCTTCGGGACCATCGAGGACTACGTGTCCTCCAGCCCGTACTTCGGCGCGCTGATCGGCCGCTACGGCAACCGCATCGACCGGGGACGCTTCACCCTGGACGGCACGACGTACCAGCTCTCCGTCAACGACGGCGACCACAGCCTGCACGGCGGCGCGCAGGGCTTCGACAAGCGGGTGTGGGACGTGCAGCCGTTCCGTCGGGGCTCCGACGTCGGACTGCGCCTGCGCCACACCAGCGCCGACGGCGAGATGGGCTACCCCGGCACCCTGAAGGCCGAGGTGACGTACACGCTCACCCGGTCCGGCGACTGGCGCATCGACTACGAGGCCACCACCGACAAGCCGACGGTCTGCAACCTCACCAGCCACGTCTACTTCAACCTCGCGGGCGAGGGCAGCGGCACCGTCT
Above is a genomic segment from Streptomyces glaucescens containing:
- a CDS encoding aldose epimerase family protein encodes the protein MDMSRRTVIAGAAAAGVTAALSGTAHATGGIKPVKELFGRLADGTEVYRWSLENGGTRMKVLSYGGIVQSLELPDRRGRYANVSLGFGTIEDYVSSSPYFGALIGRYGNRIDRGRFTLDGTTYQLSVNDGDHSLHGGAQGFDKRVWDVQPFRRGSDVGLRLRHTSADGEMGYPGTLKAEVTYTLTRSGDWRIDYEATTDKPTVCNLTSHVYFNLAGEGSGTVYDHELSIAASRYTPVDAGLIPTGELAKVAGTPFDFRRTKTVGEDIRDAHQQLLYGKGIDHNWVLDKGITARPEHVATLRDPRSGRTMKIATTEPGLQFYSGNFLDGTLVGSGGRIYRQGDALCLETQHFPDSPNQPSFPSTVLRPGQTYRSTTVHSFGA